Proteins co-encoded in one Lasioglossum baleicum chromosome 3, iyLasBale1, whole genome shotgun sequence genomic window:
- the LOC143221795 gene encoding uncharacterized protein LOC143221795 yields MGLQCAFALTVVLVLFLSSTEAVETSIIGQEKEFVTFESEKMRLRTKTSSIINVPINCPSDRVRIGNRCRAIF; encoded by the coding sequence ATGGGACTACAGTGTGCATTTGCATTAACAGTGGTACTGGTTTTGTTCCTGTCTTCGACCGAGGCTGTTGAGACTTCCATAATCGGGCAAGAGAAGGAGTTCGTCACGTTCGAAAGTGAGAAGATGAGGTTGAGGACGAAGACATCATCCATCATCAATGTTCCTATCAATTGTCCGTCGGATAGAGTGAGGATCGGAAACCGGTGCAGAGCGATTTTCTGA